Proteins from a genomic interval of Streptomyces sp. NBC_01445:
- the rpsG gene encoding 30S ribosomal protein S7, giving the protein MPRKGPAPKRPVIIDPVYGSPLVTSLINKVLLNGKRSTAERIVYGAMEGLREKSGNDPVITLKRALENIKPTLEVKSRRVGGATYQVPIEVKPGRANTLALRWLVGYSRARREKTMTERLMNELLDASNGLGAAVKKREDTHKMAESNKAFAHYRW; this is encoded by the coding sequence ATGCCTCGTAAGGGCCCCGCCCCGAAGCGCCCGGTCATCATTGACCCGGTCTACGGTTCTCCTCTGGTGACCTCCCTCATCAACAAGGTGCTGCTGAACGGCAAGCGCTCCACCGCCGAGCGCATCGTGTACGGCGCCATGGAGGGTCTGCGTGAGAAGTCGGGCAACGACCCGGTCATCACGCTGAAGCGCGCGCTGGAGAACATCAAGCCGACCCTCGAGGTCAAGTCCCGCCGTGTCGGTGGCGCCACCTACCAGGTGCCGATCGAGGTCAAGCCCGGTCGCGCCAACACGCTCGCGCTGCGCTGGCTCGTGGGTTACTCCCGCGCCCGCCGCGAGAAGACCATGACCGAGCGCCTCATGAACGAGCTGCTCGACGCCTCGAACGGTCTTGGCGCTGCCGTCAAGAAGCGTGAGGACACCCACAAGATGGCCGAGTCCAACAAGGCCTTCGCGCACTACCGCTGGTAG
- a CDS encoding helix-turn-helix domain-containing protein — MGTQNPSAPPRAQSRVAGKARPKRGPAPLGITHANTRHATRFTVIGNHLAQHRELSLVAIALAVHIQSLPTGARVDIKTLTARFPEGATRIAAALRELEAHGYLRRERHRVPDGRIVTRTVSCNQPGRATHAPAAAPEPASEPSAGDDVPTCPAPQPRAKRPPRPLTVPHPAHASPLLLQTAADLLAGLHRADPRLALSALDAQRLAPGVAAWLERDLGPAAVRHALTSDLPGDLPGEGLRHPAAFLAHRLTALLPPPPPFRAPAASPPPARHPLRNCDECDRAFRGPEPGKCRECRAPDRTGDSPATSQPDRTP; from the coding sequence ATGGGTACCCAGAACCCTAGCGCGCCCCCGCGCGCCCAGTCCCGCGTTGCCGGGAAAGCCCGCCCGAAACGGGGCCCCGCGCCCCTCGGCATCACCCACGCCAACACCCGCCACGCCACCCGCTTCACGGTGATCGGCAACCACCTGGCCCAGCACCGCGAGCTCTCGCTCGTCGCGATCGCGCTGGCCGTCCACATCCAGTCCCTGCCGACCGGCGCCCGCGTGGACATCAAGACCCTCACCGCCCGCTTCCCCGAAGGGGCGACACGTATCGCCGCCGCCCTGCGGGAGTTGGAGGCCCACGGCTACCTCCGGCGCGAGCGCCACCGCGTACCCGACGGCCGCATCGTCACGCGCACGGTCTCCTGCAACCAGCCGGGCCGCGCCACCCACGCACCGGCCGCCGCGCCGGAGCCCGCCTCGGAGCCATCGGCGGGCGACGACGTACCGACCTGCCCGGCGCCGCAGCCTCGCGCCAAGCGACCGCCCCGGCCCCTGACCGTCCCCCACCCCGCCCACGCCTCCCCGCTCCTCCTCCAGACCGCCGCCGACCTCCTCGCGGGCCTGCACCGCGCCGACCCCCGGCTCGCGCTCTCCGCCCTTGATGCGCAGCGCCTCGCACCCGGCGTCGCCGCCTGGCTAGAGCGCGACCTCGGCCCCGCCGCCGTACGCCACGCCCTGACCAGCGATCTGCCAGGCGATCTGCCCGGCGAGGGCCTGCGCCACCCGGCCGCCTTCCTTGCCCACCGGCTGACAGCGCTGCTGCCACCGCCGCCCCCGTTCCGGGCCCCGGCCGCGTCCCCGCCTCCCGCCCGTCATCCGCTCCGGAACTGCGACGAGTGCGACCGCGCCTTCCGCGGCCCCGAGCCGGGCAAGTGCCGCGAGTGCCGCGCGCCGGACCGAACCGGCGATTCGCCTGCAACGAGCCAGCCGGACAGGACACCATGA
- the fusA gene encoding elongation factor G has product MATTSLDLAKVRNIGIMAHIDAGKTTTTERILFYTGVSYKIGEVHDGAATMDWMEQEQERGITITSAATTCHWPLNDVDHTINIIDTPGHVDFTVEVERSLRVLDGAVTVFDGVAGVEPQSETVWRQADRYGVPRICFVNKLDRTGAEFHRCVDMIVNRLGATPLVMQLPIGAEMDFQGVVDLVTMKAFVWSAEAAKGEAYDIVDIPATHTEAAEEWRGKLLEAVAENDEEMMELYLEGTEPSVDQLYAAIRRITIASGKGGDTTVTPVFCGTAFKNKGVQPLLDAVVRYLPSPLDVEAIEGHDVKDAETVVKRKPSDEEPLSALAFKIMSDPHLGKLTFVRVYSGRLESGTAVLNSVKGKKERIGKIYRMHANKREEIESVGAGDIVAVMGLKQTTTGETLCDDKQPVILESMDFPAPVIQVAIEPKSKGDQEKLGVAIQRLSEEDPSFQVHSDEETGQTIIGGMGELHLEVLVDRMKREFRVEANVGKPQVAYRETIRKAVERHDYTHKKQTGGTGQFAKVQIAIEPIDSGDATYEFVNKVTGGRIPREYIPSVDAGAQEAMQFGILAGYEMTGVRVILLDGGYHEVDSSELAFKIAGSQAFKEAARKASPVLLEPMMAVEVTTPEDYMGDVIGDINSRRGQIQAMEERSGARVVKGLVPLSEMFGYVGDLRSKTSGRASYSMQFDSYAEVPRNVAEEIIAKAKGE; this is encoded by the coding sequence ATGGCTACCACTTCACTTGACCTGGCCAAGGTGCGCAACATCGGCATCATGGCTCACATCGACGCGGGCAAGACGACGACCACCGAGCGGATCCTGTTCTACACCGGTGTTTCGTACAAGATCGGTGAGGTCCACGACGGCGCCGCGACCATGGACTGGATGGAGCAGGAGCAGGAGCGTGGCATCACGATCACCTCTGCTGCCACCACCTGTCACTGGCCGCTGAACGATGTCGACCACACCATCAACATCATCGACACCCCGGGCCACGTGGACTTCACCGTCGAGGTGGAGCGTTCGCTCCGCGTCCTCGACGGTGCCGTGACGGTGTTCGACGGCGTTGCCGGTGTTGAGCCCCAGTCCGAGACTGTCTGGCGTCAGGCGGACCGCTACGGCGTGCCGCGTATCTGCTTCGTCAACAAGCTCGACCGTACGGGTGCCGAGTTCCACCGCTGCGTTGACATGATCGTCAACCGCCTCGGTGCGACCCCGCTCGTCATGCAGCTGCCCATCGGCGCCGAGATGGACTTCCAGGGTGTCGTCGACCTCGTCACGATGAAGGCGTTCGTCTGGTCCGCCGAGGCGGCCAAGGGCGAGGCGTACGACATCGTCGACATCCCGGCCACGCACACCGAGGCTGCCGAGGAATGGCGCGGCAAGCTGCTCGAGGCCGTCGCGGAGAACGACGAAGAGATGATGGAGCTGTACCTCGAGGGCACTGAGCCCTCGGTGGACCAGCTGTACGCGGCGATCCGTCGCATCACCATCGCCTCCGGCAAGGGCGGCGACACCACCGTCACCCCCGTGTTCTGCGGCACCGCGTTCAAGAACAAGGGCGTTCAGCCCCTGCTCGACGCCGTCGTGCGCTACCTGCCGTCGCCCCTGGACGTCGAGGCCATCGAGGGCCACGACGTCAAGGACGCGGAGACGGTCGTCAAGCGCAAGCCGTCCGACGAGGAGCCCCTCTCGGCGCTGGCGTTCAAGATCATGAGCGACCCGCACCTCGGCAAGCTCACCTTCGTCCGGGTTTACTCGGGCCGCCTGGAGTCCGGCACCGCCGTGCTGAACTCCGTCAAGGGCAAGAAGGAGCGCATCGGCAAGATCTACCGTATGCACGCGAACAAGCGTGAGGAGATCGAGTCGGTGGGCGCCGGTGACATCGTCGCCGTCATGGGTCTGAAGCAGACCACCACGGGTGAGACGCTCTGTGACGACAAGCAGCCGGTGATCCTGGAGTCCATGGACTTCCCGGCGCCGGTCATCCAGGTCGCCATCGAGCCGAAGTCCAAGGGCGACCAGGAGAAGCTGGGTGTCGCCATCCAGCGCCTCTCGGAGGAGGACCCCTCCTTCCAGGTTCACTCGGACGAGGAGACCGGCCAGACCATCATCGGTGGTATGGGCGAGCTTCACCTCGAGGTGCTCGTCGACCGCATGAAGCGCGAGTTCCGCGTCGAGGCGAACGTCGGCAAGCCGCAGGTCGCTTACCGCGAGACGATCCGCAAGGCCGTCGAGCGTCACGACTACACCCACAAGAAGCAGACCGGTGGTACCGGTCAGTTCGCCAAGGTGCAGATCGCGATCGAGCCGATCGACAGCGGCGACGCCACGTACGAGTTCGTCAACAAGGTCACCGGTGGCCGCATCCCCCGGGAGTACATCCCGTCGGTGGACGCGGGTGCGCAGGAGGCCATGCAGTTCGGCATCCTGGCCGGCTACGAGATGACTGGCGTCCGCGTCATCCTTCTCGACGGTGGCTACCACGAGGTCGACTCCTCCGAACTCGCCTTCAAGATCGCCGGTTCGCAGGCGTTCAAGGAGGCCGCGCGCAAGGCCAGCCCCGTGCTGCTCGAGCCGATGATGGCCGTCGAGGTCACCACGCCCGAGGACTACATGGGTGACGTCATCGGCGACATCAACTCCCGCCGTGGCCAGATCCAGGCCATGGAGGAGCGCAGCGGCGCCCGTGTCGTGAAGGGCCTCGTGCCCCTCTCGGAGATGTTCGGCTACGTCGGCGACCTCCGCAGCAAGACGTCGGGTCGCGCAAGCTACTCGATGCAGTTCGACTCCTACGCCGAGGTTCCGCGGAACGTCGCCGAGGAGATCATCGCGAAGGCCAAGGGCGAGTAA
- a CDS encoding PIG-L family deacetylase: protein MGDKSAQSEAGDGRIGGTRRLPGRRAILIGSAAVATATAAAVVGHTAATAPPARATAPSPASGRPAAEGEHALLLQVLAHPDDDLYFMNPDTSQAFAAGVPLVCVYVTAGEADGVNKIPGRPHPPADKSAYAAARHQGLRQSYATQLGLPVFSGWRTEVTTLAGGHRAEVNTLEHRGRRVELVFLDLAMHTPAGHMGAPALWRESGLPLRTVVVDGSPLRRAQMYDYDGLVDVLVGLFERYRPTLVHTLDPDPDIQDSDLRTRIRDSEQPGFSDHADHTAVAAFTWAALIRWSQTAAGGPPPFAATAFRGYYNHHWPENLPEAVLHAKAAHLMPYGAGPDWQCGNPSGCGDYNVGGGRPLTNRKGWVRSTHYRYPGPRIALAQEPDGKLSGYGVLGMRAVRWHETTQGVFGRPTDLGGGPLAPALGSATLRDGRQLLLGLRLAALEGRGGSDLREVVVLEQRATGGEFGAWTGLGNPEADPVRGRRIGVPVAVTARDGQVHLFVRDADQGISTRVRGLDGRWSPWRGLGGGPVQDGLTAVVGEDGGVHVYAPGRDTVHHWTPEGPAPLAGLPVPADAVASAGGRLFYRAPASSALTATAGPPVDFPGYGPVTADGPYLLGRDTSGTLQLLRRGRSGRIQRAARDLVTLDGLALRATRNGPAAAGLSPAARPWLWRPDSSTGTGTGTARKI from the coding sequence ATGGGAGACAAGAGTGCCCAGAGTGAGGCCGGCGACGGTCGAATAGGTGGCACCCGACGCCTGCCCGGGCGCCGCGCCATACTCATCGGATCCGCCGCCGTCGCCACCGCCACCGCGGCAGCCGTCGTCGGCCACACGGCCGCAACCGCGCCCCCGGCCCGTGCCACCGCCCCCTCCCCCGCCTCCGGCCGCCCCGCCGCCGAGGGCGAGCACGCTCTGCTGCTCCAGGTCCTCGCGCACCCCGACGACGACCTGTACTTCATGAACCCGGACACCAGCCAGGCCTTCGCCGCCGGCGTCCCCCTGGTCTGCGTGTACGTCACGGCGGGCGAGGCCGACGGCGTCAACAAGATCCCCGGCCGCCCGCACCCCCCGGCCGACAAGTCCGCGTACGCCGCCGCCCGTCACCAGGGACTCCGCCAGTCCTACGCGACCCAGCTCGGCCTGCCCGTCTTCAGCGGCTGGCGCACCGAGGTCACCACGCTCGCGGGCGGGCACCGGGCCGAGGTGAACACGCTGGAGCACCGGGGCCGCCGCGTCGAGCTGGTCTTCCTCGATCTGGCGATGCACACACCGGCGGGCCACATGGGCGCACCGGCGCTGTGGCGGGAGAGCGGTCTGCCGCTGCGCACGGTCGTCGTCGACGGGTCACCCCTGCGCCGGGCACAGATGTACGACTACGACGGCCTCGTCGACGTACTCGTGGGCCTCTTCGAGCGCTACCGGCCCACCCTCGTGCACACGCTCGACCCGGACCCCGACATCCAGGACAGCGATCTGCGTACGCGGATACGTGACAGCGAACAGCCCGGTTTCTCCGACCACGCCGACCACACGGCCGTGGCCGCCTTCACCTGGGCCGCGCTGATCCGCTGGTCGCAGACCGCGGCGGGTGGACCACCCCCCTTCGCGGCCACCGCCTTCCGCGGCTACTACAACCACCACTGGCCCGAGAACCTCCCCGAGGCCGTGCTGCACGCCAAGGCTGCGCACCTGATGCCCTACGGCGCGGGTCCCGACTGGCAGTGCGGCAACCCCTCCGGCTGCGGCGACTACAACGTCGGCGGGGGCCGCCCCCTCACCAACCGCAAGGGCTGGGTCCGCTCGACGCACTACCGCTACCCGGGCCCACGGATCGCCCTGGCCCAGGAACCGGACGGCAAGCTGTCCGGCTACGGCGTGCTCGGAATGCGTGCCGTCCGGTGGCACGAGACGACGCAAGGAGTCTTCGGCCGGCCGACGGACCTCGGCGGCGGCCCGCTCGCACCGGCCCTGGGTTCCGCCACGCTCCGCGACGGACGGCAGCTGCTCCTCGGCCTCCGGCTCGCGGCTCTGGAAGGGCGCGGCGGCTCCGACCTGCGCGAGGTCGTGGTCCTCGAACAGCGTGCCACCGGCGGGGAGTTCGGCGCCTGGACCGGTCTCGGCAACCCGGAGGCCGACCCCGTGCGCGGCCGCCGCATCGGCGTCCCCGTCGCCGTCACCGCCCGCGACGGGCAGGTCCATCTCTTCGTACGGGACGCGGACCAGGGCATCAGTACACGGGTACGCGGCCTCGACGGGCGCTGGTCTCCGTGGCGCGGCCTCGGCGGCGGGCCCGTGCAGGACGGTCTGACCGCGGTCGTCGGCGAGGACGGCGGCGTCCATGTGTACGCGCCGGGACGCGACACCGTCCACCACTGGACTCCGGAGGGGCCCGCGCCACTCGCCGGGCTGCCGGTGCCCGCGGACGCCGTCGCCTCCGCGGGCGGCCGGCTCTTCTACCGGGCCCCCGCCTCGTCGGCGCTGACGGCGACGGCCGGGCCACCGGTCGACTTTCCGGGTTACGGCCCCGTGACCGCCGACGGCCCGTACCTCCTGGGCCGGGACACCAGCGGAACGCTCCAGCTCCTGCGCCGGGGCCGGAGCGGTCGGATCCAGCGGGCCGCGCGCGACCTGGTCACCCTCGACGGACTCGCACTGCGCGCCACCCGGAACGGTCCCGCGGCCGCGGGCCTCTCCCCCGCCGCCCGGCCGTGGCTGTGGCGCCCGGACAGCTCCACCGGCACCGGGACCGGCACCGCCCGCAAGATCTGA
- the tuf gene encoding elongation factor Tu translates to MAKAKFERTKPHVNIGTIGHIDHGKTTLTAAITKVLHDAYPDLNEASAFDQIDKAPEERQRGITISIAHVEYQTETRHYAHVDCPGHADYIKNMITGAAQMDGAILVVAATDGPMPQTKEHVLLARQVGVPYIVVALNKADMVDDEEILELVELEVRELLSEYEFPGDDLPVVKVSALKALEGDKEWGQSILNLMAAVDESIPQPERDVDKPFLMPIEDVFTITGRGTVVTGRIERGVLKVNETVDIVGIKTEKTTTTVTGIEMFRKLLDEGQAGENVGLLLRGIKREDVERGQVIIKPGSVTPHTEFEAQAYILSKDEGGRHTPFFNNYRPQFYFRTTDVTGVVTLPEGTEMVMPGDNTEMNVALIQPVAMEEGLKFAIREGGRTVGAGQVTKIVK, encoded by the coding sequence GTGGCGAAGGCGAAGTTCGAGCGGACTAAGCCGCACGTCAACATCGGCACCATCGGTCACATTGACCACGGTAAGACGACCCTCACGGCCGCCATTACCAAGGTGCTGCATGACGCGTACCCGGACCTGAACGAGGCCTCGGCCTTCGACCAGATCGACAAGGCTCCTGAGGAGCGCCAGCGCGGTATCACGATCTCGATCGCGCACGTCGAGTACCAGACGGAGACGCGTCACTACGCGCACGTCGACTGCCCCGGTCACGCGGACTACATCAAGAACATGATCACGGGTGCCGCGCAGATGGACGGCGCCATCCTCGTGGTCGCCGCCACCGACGGCCCGATGCCGCAGACCAAGGAGCACGTGCTCCTGGCCCGCCAGGTCGGCGTTCCGTACATCGTTGTCGCCCTGAACAAGGCCGACATGGTGGACGACGAGGAGATCCTGGAGCTCGTCGAGCTCGAGGTCCGTGAGCTCCTCTCCGAGTACGAGTTCCCGGGCGACGACCTGCCGGTCGTCAAGGTCTCGGCGCTCAAGGCGCTCGAGGGCGACAAGGAGTGGGGTCAGTCGATCCTGAACCTCATGGCCGCCGTCGACGAGTCGATCCCGCAGCCCGAGCGTGACGTCGACAAGCCGTTCCTGATGCCGATCGAGGACGTCTTCACGATCACCGGTCGTGGCACCGTCGTCACCGGCCGCATCGAGCGTGGTGTCCTCAAGGTCAACGAGACCGTCGACATCGTCGGTATCAAGACCGAGAAGACCACCACCACGGTCACCGGCATCGAGATGTTCCGCAAGCTGCTCGACGAGGGCCAGGCCGGTGAGAACGTCGGTCTGCTCCTCCGTGGCATCAAGCGCGAGGACGTCGAGCGCGGCCAGGTCATCATCAAGCCCGGTTCGGTCACGCCGCACACCGAGTTCGAGGCCCAGGCCTACATCCTGTCGAAGGACGAGGGTGGCCGTCACACCCCCTTCTTCAACAACTACCGCCCGCAGTTCTACTTCCGCACGACGGACGTGACCGGCGTTGTGACCCTCCCCGAGGGCACCGAGATGGTCATGCCGGGCGACAACACTGAGATGAACGTTGCGCTCATCCAGCCCGTCGCCATGGAAGAGGGCCTGAAGTTCGCCATCCGTGAGGGTGGCCGGACCGTGGGCGCCGGCCAGGTCACCAAGATCGTCAAGTAA
- the rpsL gene encoding 30S ribosomal protein S12 translates to MPTIQQLVRKGRQDKVEKNKTPALEGSPQRRGVCTRVFTTTPKKPNSALRKVARVRLTSGIEVTAYIPGEGHNLQEHSIVLVRGGRVKDLPGVRYKIIRGSLDTQGVKNRKQARSRYGAKKEK, encoded by the coding sequence GTGCCTACGATCCAGCAGCTGGTCCGGAAGGGCCGGCAGGACAAGGTCGAGAAGAACAAGACGCCCGCACTCGAGGGTTCGCCCCAGCGTCGCGGCGTCTGCACGCGTGTGTTCACGACCACCCCGAAGAAGCCGAACTCGGCCCTCCGTAAGGTCGCGCGTGTGCGTCTGACCAGCGGCATCGAGGTCACGGCCTACATCCCGGGTGAGGGACACAACCTGCAGGAGCACTCCATCGTGCTCGTGCGTGGCGGCCGTGTGAAGGACCTGCCTGGTGTTCGTTACAAGATCATCCGCGGCTCGCTCGACACCCAGGGTGTCAAGAACCGCAAGCAGGCCCGCAGCCGCTACGGCGCCAAGAAGGAGAAGTAA